The Candidatus Aminicenantes bacterium genome includes the window GGTGGACAATGCGCCCAGCACCTTTTCTTCCCACAGGGGGCCATCATATAGAAGATTGATGGCACCCCCCTCATATCCCGTACGATCCAGAGGCGCTCCCAGATTGCGGATATCAATGAAGGGAATCATGGACAACGCGTTTTCCATCAACGGCAGACGGGTAGAGAAATCACCAAAGGAGTTCAGTACCATGCGCCCCGTACCAAGGGTGCCGGTAGCAATCACCAGCCGGCGACATCGGAAAGCGCGCCGTTTCCCGCCGTCCACCTCGCGAGCGGTTACAGTCACCACGCCACGCTCCTGGCGGAAAGAGTCCACAAAGATTCCGGGAACATAAGCGATCGTTGAATCGCGAAGCACTTCTTTCACGGTAAAAGCGGGGTTGTAAAAATAACTTGAATTACAGGTAAAGAAACTCAGGTTTTCGTAAGCACAGGCCCGGCGGCCGTTCTTTCTCTCCGTCAGGACACACAAGCGGCTGCGACCGAGTGTGATGTCACGTCGCTGCAATCGCAGGCGATGGTTGCGGTAGGCTTTCATCAGATTCTGCCCGCTGGCGCCCAATTGTACCGGAGGAAGCATCTTTTCGCAGGGACCCAGGTATTCATACAGGTCGTCATGCGTGCCGCTGATGCCGACATGGTCATCCAGAATTGAATAAAACGGTTCCAGGTCCCGGTAATCAATCGGGAAACCACTGAGTTCATAATCGGTAAAAGGATAGGCCCCCCCTCCCCAGGCATTGGCAAGGCCACCGAAAGCATAACTGAGAAAGGGAGTGAAGTCTTCGGAACGAACAGGGAAGAACCGTTGCAGGTCTTTCAAGACGAAAGATACATAGGGTGCCTTGAGTTTAACCGTAATGACATCTTCGGATACCACGTTTTTGAGGCTTTCAAAGCCTTCTCCGATCAGCATGCGATCCTGATCGTCATCATTTTCCCGGATATCGAAAAGGTTTCGGCGAACCTCTTTTTTCAAGGGAGATCGGTTGCCCACATCCAGGACCAGTACATCCCGGGACTTGAGTTCAAGCAAGGCCGCGGCCGCGGAGGGTCCCGATCCGATAACGATGATTTCATGCAATCTTCCACCTCTTCAAGAGCACTACGCCCTTGATGCCCTTGTATACGCTGCGCACGAAATGCCAGAACAGGATGAACAGCGCCCCTAAACGCCGGCGACGCGAATTAAAAAAAGCGGGAAAATTCACCGGGATCGCTTCAGCCAGATAAATCATAATGTGAACCTTGCGGGTCAACGGGTTGCGGGCATCTTTTAATCTCCAGGCAAACTCCATCGCCTCGAGGTCGACCCCCCGATCCACCAGCTGGGAAAATCGCGGAATTTCCTCATCGCCGCAAAGAGAATGGTTCGCCTTGACGTAGCGGTCCACCAGGCGTGGGTCCGGGTCCCGCCTGAGAATCACTTGGTAAATGGCCCGGGCTTCCCGCTCAAGCCGGGCATCCATTTCGTCCATGTTGAATCAGTCCCGATAGAACCGGACACACCACAGCGGTCCGCAGTTGATAAACTCGGCGGCGTATCCCGTATTCTGATGCAACCCGCGGATCCGTCGCCTCGTGAAGTAATAGACATCCAGTTTCTTGGTCAGAAACCATA containing:
- a CDS encoding GMC family oxidoreductase; translated protein: MHEIIVIGSGPSAAAALLELKSRDVLVLDVGNRSPLKKEVRRNLFDIRENDDDQDRMLIGEGFESLKNVVSEDVITVKLKAPYVSFVLKDLQRFFPVRSEDFTPFLSYAFGGLANAWGGGAYPFTDYELSGFPIDYRDLEPFYSILDDHVGISGTHDDLYEYLGPCEKMLPPVQLGASGQNLMKAYRNHRLRLQRRDITLGRSRLCVLTERKNGRRACAYENLSFFTCNSSYFYNPAFTVKEVLRDSTIAYVPGIFVDSFRQERGVVTVTAREVDGGKRRAFRCRRLVIATGTLGTGRMVLNSFGDFSTRLPLMENALSMIPFIDIRNLGAPLDRTGYEGGAINLLYDGPLWEEKVLGALSTYISPLRGDAFSYFPFAAKGTLALMKYMLPALSVMLMFYPSHPRDGNFVTLQPDGGLQIRYGDVDKLGRLEKKIIRSFFGLGFLSAPFLVQYPRPGNSIHYAGTVPMGRFELPYHVDRDCRLNRARNVILVDGSVFPVLPAKNLSYTIMANSMRAARAMKADLDSTPLVG